The following coding sequences lie in one Lepidochelys kempii isolate rLepKem1 chromosome 18, rLepKem1.hap2, whole genome shotgun sequence genomic window:
- the MRTO4 gene encoding mRNA turnover protein 4 homolog isoform X2 produces MPKSKRDKKISLTKTTKKGLEVKQGLIEELRKCVDTYKHLFIFSVVNMRNNKLKDIRSAWKHSRIFFGKNKVMMVALGRGPADEYKENLHQVSKHLRGEVGLLFTNRTKEEVNEWFSQFKEVDFARAGNKATFTVSLDTGPLEQFPHSMEPQLRQLGLPTALKKGVVTLLSDYEVCKEGDVLTPEQARVLKLFGYEMAEFKVTIKCMWHSETGDFQQLVKETEETSEMEEEDDDDEENGN; encoded by the exons ATGCCTAAGTCCAAGCGGGACAAGAAGA TTTCCCTAACAAAAACCACGAAGAAAGGTTTAGAAGTCAAACAGGGCTTAATAGAAGAG TTGCGGAAATGTGTGGACACCTACAAACACCTCTTCATCTTCTCTGTTGTCAATATGAGAAACAACAAGCTGAAGGATATCAGAAGTGCCTGGAAGCACAGCAG GATTTTCTTTGGGAAAAACAAAGTTATGATGGTGGCATTGGGACGGGGGCCAGCTGATGAGTACAAGGAGAACTTACACCAG GTCAGCAAACACCTAAGAGGTGAAGTTGGTCTCCTGTTCACCAATCGCACCAAAGAAGAAGTGAACGA ATGGTTCTCTCAGTTCAAAGAGGTGGACTTTGCCCGTGCAGGTAACAAGGCAACATTTACAGTGAGCCTGGACACGGGGCCCCTGGAGCAGTTTCCCCACTCCATGGAGCCTCAATTACGGCAGCTGGGATTGCCAACGGCTTTGAAGAAAG GAGTGGTGACACTGCTTTCGGATTATGAAGTCTGCAAGGAAGGGGATGTTCTGACCCCTGAACAGGCTCGTGTCTTG AAACTCTTTGGCTATGAGATGGCAGAATTTAAAGTGACCATCAAGTGCATGTGGCATTCTGAGACAGGAGACTTCCAGCAGTTGGTGAAGGAGACAGAAGAAACCtcagagatggaggaggaggatgacgaCGACGAAGAAAATGGCAACTAA
- the MRTO4 gene encoding mRNA turnover protein 4 homolog isoform X1: protein MASAGLFPTDVSEAGALTRPWQDWGTRFPPEIPAPVTVTVSLTKTTKKGLEVKQGLIEELRKCVDTYKHLFIFSVVNMRNNKLKDIRSAWKHSRIFFGKNKVMMVALGRGPADEYKENLHQVSKHLRGEVGLLFTNRTKEEVNEWFSQFKEVDFARAGNKATFTVSLDTGPLEQFPHSMEPQLRQLGLPTALKKGVVTLLSDYEVCKEGDVLTPEQARVLKLFGYEMAEFKVTIKCMWHSETGDFQQLVKETEETSEMEEEDDDDEENGN, encoded by the exons ATGGCCAGTGCGGGCCTGTTCCCTACAGATGTTTCTGAAGCTGGGGCTCTCACGCGGCCATGGCAAGATTGGGGGACACGTTTTCCCCCAGAGATACCAGCACCCGTGACGGTGACAG TTTCCCTAACAAAAACCACGAAGAAAGGTTTAGAAGTCAAACAGGGCTTAATAGAAGAG TTGCGGAAATGTGTGGACACCTACAAACACCTCTTCATCTTCTCTGTTGTCAATATGAGAAACAACAAGCTGAAGGATATCAGAAGTGCCTGGAAGCACAGCAG GATTTTCTTTGGGAAAAACAAAGTTATGATGGTGGCATTGGGACGGGGGCCAGCTGATGAGTACAAGGAGAACTTACACCAG GTCAGCAAACACCTAAGAGGTGAAGTTGGTCTCCTGTTCACCAATCGCACCAAAGAAGAAGTGAACGA ATGGTTCTCTCAGTTCAAAGAGGTGGACTTTGCCCGTGCAGGTAACAAGGCAACATTTACAGTGAGCCTGGACACGGGGCCCCTGGAGCAGTTTCCCCACTCCATGGAGCCTCAATTACGGCAGCTGGGATTGCCAACGGCTTTGAAGAAAG GAGTGGTGACACTGCTTTCGGATTATGAAGTCTGCAAGGAAGGGGATGTTCTGACCCCTGAACAGGCTCGTGTCTTG AAACTCTTTGGCTATGAGATGGCAGAATTTAAAGTGACCATCAAGTGCATGTGGCATTCTGAGACAGGAGACTTCCAGCAGTTGGTGAAGGAGACAGAAGAAACCtcagagatggaggaggaggatgacgaCGACGAAGAAAATGGCAACTAA